The Fusarium falciforme chromosome 8, complete sequence region CAGGCAATTGATGATTTTGTTGAAGACCGGAACTCCGGACAACATCAGCTGACGGGACAATATCAATGCGAGTATCCGTAAGGCTCGGAGGGTTGATGTTGCGGGGAGTTGCTTTTGCGATTTTGGGGgagaggcgaggaggagatggggGAGGAGAATGGGGGTTTGGATGGACGAAGGAAGGGCTGAGTGGGACAGCTGATTGGTGGGAAAAACGCTGCCTCAACCGCAGATGCCCCCAATCTGCGTTGCATCAGCAGGCAAGTGCAGTCTACCTAGGGTACCTGTTGGATGTATGTATGTAACCACTGTCTCACCCGCCAGCCATGAGGCGTTGAAAGGTAATGAAACGGCATACGGGAAGAGGCGGATGAGCATCGGATGTATGCGAGGGACAATCCGGAGCTTGAGGGAATGAAGATGCAAGGCACAACGGCACAGTTTCCCCCATTGACAGACAACAACCTGATGCCCCCAAAGTTGAGAGCACTCAGCCGCCAGCCAACAAGGGGTCCACACATGGAAGCAAGCAAGGCAAGCGATGGGACGGGCGAGAAGCAGCCAAACCACCCCTGTCCTAGCGGATCGAATCTCCAATTCCCCTCAAACGGCACTTGTATCCATCCATGAGCCGGCGTTGGACCTCGTGATGAACAAAGAGCGTCAACGACTCCATTGTCGAGCGAGAAAAAGTACATCTTGCTAGGGATCGCCTCTCGTATGCGCAATCCAATTGGCCACATACTTTGCTGCCCGGGCCGAACGCGGGATAAAACCTTGAGGGGAAGAGCAGAGGGAAGCGCCGTTCCCACGAAGTTCCCACCTTCCCCCACAACAATTGATCCAGTGACGTACCCCCGAGTCCACCACCTACCGCAGGGCAGGCACAAGCCAGACTGAGAAGTTGCGCTCCCGGTCTTGCATGTGTCAAAGCGAAGCAGTTGACTCGACCCGAGTCGCGACTCGCGCGCATCCATCAGCTTCTCACTTTTCAGTTTCCCCCACTCTCCTTTTCATTTTCTCTCATTAGCTCTTTAGTTTCCACCTCGAttactcttcttctttcatctccttctcctgcttCGCAATGCTTCGTTGGTGACGATCTTCATCATTCTTCCTCTCCTAAACCTTGGGGATTCACCCACCCTATCATCCTCCCTCGCCGAGAAACCCGCGAGCTCTCCCTAATCACTCTCGCGATATTTTGAATACCTACAGTTACCAATTGCTTTATCTGCGCCCTAGGAGCACCTGCTCTTCTCGAATCCTACACTCTCCAGCATTGTCTTGAGCTtcggcttcagcttcagcgcGGCTTCAAGCTCGCCATGTCGCCCGCCGGCGGGGCAAGATCCGGCATCTTTCGCCGCTTCCTACTCCCCGGTGCAGTTGCTACATCCGGTGCTGTCCTACTCTACAGCTACCGGCCGCGCGATTTCACTGGACATTCGTCTCCCGCTGTTCCGCCCCCTACTTTCGGCGCAGATGGCACCTTCAAGCTTCCTCGGTTCCCCCGCGTCAAGTCGCGCAACGAACAATTAAACCACCTTCGCGAGAGCTCCCGCCCAGACGTTCAGGAGTATGATATGCTCATTATTGGAGGCGGCGCCACTGGCGCTGGTGTCGCCCTCGACGCTGCTACTCGTGGCCTCAAGGTTGCTGTGGTCGAGCGCGATGACTTCAGTAGCGGCACCAGCAGTAAGAGCACCAAGCTTGTGCACGGCGGAGTGCGCTACCTCGAAAAGGCAGTTTGGAACCTCGATTACAGTCAATACATGCTGGTCAAGGAGGCTCTCAAGGAGCGCAAGTATTTCCTCCAGACGGCCCCTCATCTGAGCTCCTGGCTGCCCATCATGCTACCCCTCGACAAGTGGTGGAAAGCACCCTACTACTGGGCTGGTACCAAGTTCTACGATTTTCTGGCTGGCAGCGAAGGCATCGAAAGCTCCTACTTCCTCACCCGCAGCAAAGCTCTTGAAGCTTTTCCTATGCTAAAGCAGACAGACCTGGTTGGCGCTCTCGTCTACTATGACGGTGCCCACAACGACTCGCGCATGAATGTTTCCATCGCCATGACTGCCGCTCTCTATGGTGCAACTGTTGTCAACCACGCCGAGGTCACGGGCCTCTTGAAGGACGATCAGGGCAAGCTCTGcggcgccaaggtcaaggatctCGTCGCAGCCAAAAATGGTCGGCCTACGGAGGATATCACCGTCCGCGCCAAGAGTGTCATCAACTGCACTGGACCCTTTACCGACTCGATTCGCAAGATGGACGACCAAAAGTGCAAGGAAATTGTCGCCCCGGCCTCTGGAGTTCACGTCATTCTACCTGGTTACTTCAGCCCTGGAAAGATGGGTTTGATCGACCCCTCAACGTCAGATGGCCGAGttatcttcttcctcccctgGCAAGGCAACACCATCGCTGGTACCACCGACTCCCCATCCACCATTTCACCTAACCCCCTCCCTGATGAGAAGTCGATCGAGTGGATCTTGAGCGAGGTTAGCCACTATCTGTCTCCAGAAATCAATGTGCGCCGAGGTGATGTCCTCGCTGCCTGGTCTGGTATTCGCCCCCTGGTCAAGGATCCCAAGGCTAAAAACACGGAATCTCTGGTTCGCAACCACCTGATTGATGTGGCCCCGTCAGGCTTGCTCACCTGCG contains the following coding sequences:
- a CDS encoding Glycerol-3-phosphate dehydrogenase, translating into MSPAGGARSGIFRRFLLPGAVATSGAVLLYSYRPRDFTGHSSPAVPPPTFGADGTFKLPRFPRVKSRNEQLNHLRESSRPDVQEYDMLIIGGGATGAGVALDAATRGLKVAVVERDDFSSGTSSKSTKLVHGGVRYLEKAVWNLDYSQYMLVKEALKERKYFLQTAPHLSSWLPIMLPLDKWWKAPYYWAGTKFYDFLAGSEGIESSYFLTRSKALEAFPMLKQTDLVGALVYYDGAHNDSRMNVSIAMTAALYGATVVNHAEVTGLLKDDQGKLCGAKVKDLVAAKNGRPTEDITVRAKSVINCTGPFTDSIRKMDDQKCKEIVAPASGVHVILPGYFSPGKMGLIDPSTSDGRVIFFLPWQGNTIAGTTDSPSTISPNPLPDEKSIEWILSEVSHYLSPEINVRRGDVLAAWSGIRPLVKDPKAKNTESLVRNHLIDVAPSGLLTCAGGKWTTYRQMAEECVDAAIDEFGLKPKPVRDAPRVSGTEMIDDGAILNGTCQTHKVRLVGAHGFSNTLFIPLIQHFGVETEVAKHLTESYGDRAWTVASLCKLTDKRFPARGERISQLYPFVDGEIRYAVRHEYAQTAVDVLARRTRLAFLNAQAALEALPKVVDVMTEELKWDRQRQDHEWKEAVAYLESMGLPKPMLTTTRKQVEQGKLDFANSLEWKMYSRHDKPSEDD